The DNA sequence ACAGTTAATATAGCAATTAATACTCCAGTCCATATCATAATATTTGTCCAGCCGTTCCCGCGTTCATTTAAGTGCATAAAAACATATAACTGAAGAACGACTTGGATTACTGCTAGCAATAATATGAATGGTATTGCAAACGTAGCGGGAATTGCATCACTTGCAATAGATATAAACGCCATTGACGTTAAAAAGATCATAAATACGAAAGATATTAGTTGCTTTCTCATTTCATATTTTAGTTTACGCTTCGTTTTTTTCGAAGGAGTACCTGTTAACGGTGCGCTTGGGTCCATACCATGTTGTCCCATACGATCAAC is a window from the Evansella cellulosilytica DSM 2522 genome containing:
- a CDS encoding cytochrome C oxidase subunit IV family protein, which codes for MGQHGMDPSAPLTGTPSKKTKRKLKYEMRKQLISFVFMIFLTSMAFISIASDAIPATFAIPFILLLAVIQVVLQLYVFMHLNERGNGWTNIMIWTGVLIAILTVATLMLLIGVRKW